A stretch of Imperialibacter roseus DNA encodes these proteins:
- a CDS encoding RNA polymerase sigma factor, translating to MKDSDHSELKRIIKGCMNGRRAQQKELYQSFYSYAMNICVLYAESREDAVEIMNDGFMKIFKYIGKFDLSRPFVPWLRRIMINAAIDRTRKDFRFNEMKDLEEAESVESADTVISGISHEEILGILKNLSPAYRTVFNLYAIEGYKHEEIARQLGISVGTSKSNYAKARKRLQEQLRNFFESENV from the coding sequence TTGAAAGATTCTGATCATAGCGAGCTGAAGCGAATTATCAAAGGCTGCATGAATGGAAGAAGGGCTCAGCAAAAGGAGCTCTATCAGTCATTCTACAGCTATGCTATGAATATTTGTGTACTCTACGCAGAAAGCAGGGAAGATGCGGTGGAAATTATGAACGACGGGTTTATGAAAATATTTAAGTACATCGGCAAGTTCGACCTTTCCAGACCGTTCGTCCCCTGGCTGAGGAGGATCATGATCAATGCAGCCATCGACCGAACACGGAAGGATTTTCGATTTAATGAGATGAAGGACCTCGAAGAAGCGGAGTCGGTAGAAAGCGCTGACACGGTAATATCAGGTATTTCGCACGAAGAGATACTTGGGATATTGAAAAACCTCTCACCAGCGTATCGGACGGTGTTTAATTTATATGCCATTGAGGGCTACAAGCATGAGGAAATAGCCAGGCAGTTGGGGATATCCGTTGGTACCTCAAAATCTAACTATGCTAAAGCCAGAAAAAGACTTCAGGAGCAATTAAGAAACTTCTTTGAATCGGAAAATGTCTGA
- a CDS encoding GIY-YIG nuclease family protein: MYSVYIIESKSGRWYYGSSDDVVQRLKDHNSNRSLYTRFKGPWELIFQRDFETKAEGLRFEKLLKKTRNKEFIQREYKEFFLR, encoded by the coding sequence GTGTATAGTGTCTACATCATTGAATCGAAAAGTGGTCGTTGGTATTACGGCTCCTCTGATGATGTAGTACAACGACTGAAAGATCATAACAGTAATCGGTCACTCTACACTCGCTTCAAAGGCCCCTGGGAGCTCATATTCCAAAGGGATTTTGAAACGAAGGCAGAAGGTCTTAGGTTTGAAAAGTTGTTGAAAAAAACTCGGAACAAAGAGTTTATCCAAAGAGAGTATAAAGAGTTCTTTCTTCGATAG
- a CDS encoding RidA family protein, whose product MKNAFNAEGAPEPVGLYPHARKVGNLLFLSGVGPRKKGTKEIPGVELDEAGHIVSYDMEAQCRSVFNNVKLILEASGSKWENLVDVTVFLTNMKDDFAAYNRLYAEYFKDNQPCRTTVEVTALPTPIAIELKCVATIE is encoded by the coding sequence GTGAAAAATGCTTTCAACGCAGAAGGAGCTCCCGAGCCGGTAGGGCTTTATCCGCATGCCCGCAAGGTAGGAAACTTACTTTTTCTCTCTGGTGTGGGGCCCAGGAAAAAGGGAACGAAGGAAATCCCGGGCGTCGAATTGGACGAGGCCGGACATATAGTCTCCTACGACATGGAAGCGCAGTGCCGTTCCGTTTTTAACAATGTCAAACTGATTCTTGAGGCATCGGGTAGCAAGTGGGAAAACCTGGTGGATGTGACCGTGTTTCTCACCAACATGAAAGACGACTTTGCTGCCTATAACCGTCTTTATGCAGAGTATTTCAAAGACAATCAGCCCTGCCGAACGACGGTGGAAGTAACTGCCTTGCCCACACCCATTGCCATTGAGCTAAAGTGTGTGGCTACAATCGAATAA
- a CDS encoding aminopeptidase P family protein has translation MRYRPAGKELFTYNREKLQKRLKPNSVAIVRANDIMPTNADGTMGFRQNADLFYLTGIDQEDTIVLLAPDFPDESLREVLFLRETSEEIAIWEGHKFTKEEGREISGITTVKWSHEFHKVLYTILAESTNIYLESNEHIRAASEVTTSNQRFVKWCMEHYPLYNYERLAPILYDLRCIKSEKEIEIIKHACDITANTFRKMLGLIKPGVWEYEVEAEYIYEFILHRSRGFAYTPIIGGGANSCVLHYIENNQQLKSGDVLLMDVGAEYGNYNADLTRTVPVNGKFTKRQRAVYDAVLRVKNDAIDMLTPGGVIPEYHKEVGKIMESELLGLGLLDKTDIKKQNPAWPAYKKYFMHGTSHHLGIDVHDVASIYKVFEPGMVFTVEPGIYIREEGLGIRIEDNIVITKEGHINLLAGAPCHAEEIEDLMNRS, from the coding sequence ATGAGATATCGCCCGGCAGGAAAGGAGCTTTTTACTTATAACAGAGAAAAGCTGCAGAAAAGATTGAAGCCCAATAGTGTGGCCATTGTAAGAGCCAACGATATTATGCCAACCAATGCTGATGGTACCATGGGCTTCAGACAAAATGCTGATCTCTTCTATCTTACCGGAATCGATCAGGAGGACACCATCGTGCTGCTGGCACCTGATTTCCCTGATGAAAGTCTGCGAGAAGTTCTTTTTCTACGAGAAACTAGTGAAGAGATAGCCATTTGGGAAGGGCACAAGTTTACAAAAGAGGAAGGCCGTGAGATTAGCGGTATCACAACGGTGAAATGGTCGCATGAATTTCATAAAGTGTTGTACACCATTCTGGCGGAGAGCACCAACATCTACCTGGAATCGAATGAGCATATAAGGGCAGCTTCAGAAGTGACCACCAGCAATCAGCGCTTTGTAAAATGGTGCATGGAGCATTATCCCTTGTACAACTACGAACGGCTTGCTCCGATACTGTATGACCTGCGGTGCATAAAATCAGAGAAAGAGATTGAAATCATCAAGCATGCCTGTGACATTACGGCCAACACTTTTCGAAAGATGCTGGGACTGATCAAGCCTGGTGTGTGGGAGTACGAAGTGGAGGCGGAATATATATATGAGTTTATTCTGCATCGCTCCAGAGGCTTTGCCTATACACCTATTATAGGTGGGGGCGCCAATTCATGTGTGCTGCACTACATCGAGAACAACCAGCAACTTAAATCCGGTGATGTGCTGCTAATGGACGTTGGCGCTGAGTACGGCAACTACAACGCCGATCTTACCCGCACTGTGCCTGTAAATGGTAAGTTTACTAAACGACAAAGGGCGGTGTATGATGCGGTGCTGCGTGTCAAGAACGATGCCATTGACATGCTGACGCCCGGTGGTGTGATACCTGAGTACCATAAGGAGGTTGGGAAAATCATGGAAAGCGAACTTCTGGGGCTTGGTTTGCTCGACAAGACAGATATTAAGAAGCAGAACCCTGCGTGGCCTGCCTATAAGAAATACTTTATGCATGGAACAAGCCACCACCTGGGTATTGATGTACACGACGTGGCCAGTATTTACAAGGTATTTGAGCCGGGAATGGTTTTCACGGTTGAGCCTGGGATTTATATCCGTGAGGAAGGGCTTGGAATCAGAATTGAAGACAATATTGTGATCACCAAAGAAGGCCATATCAACCTGCTGGCGGGTGCGCCATGCCATGCTGAGGAAATCGAGGATTTGATGAACAGGTCGTGA
- a CDS encoding S8 family serine peptidase, with protein MSDSKIAHRKHFRSRYGLLKVSFICLLSLQFLSARAQDKYWYFISEGISKTESQKILESLQLEPVTWSKWFHAWSAHGSLDNEIDGVDSCRKVTPLKLQRTLFEEPTLGFALEQMDAKILTNEGLTGKGVKIGIIDGGFLGAEQTASLAPIIADGRLVAFRNFLQPSDTDPFGGFRSLDDQHGTEVWELTGGYNAQKRIQFGLATGADYYLARTDHGAREQRQEEDFLIAALEWMDSLEVKLVNISLGYNTDYDNPAENYTPAMMDGKTALASLACQRATEEKGMLIVVAAGNDGDNSWKVIDVPADAPGVLTVGSTDLKFWRKMPFSSTGTDFTPFLKPEISCFASSGTSFSAPVITGLAACLWEKSPALSNTDLKALILQSGHLAGAPNNYMGHGVPSAKWLLFRITQDLVEIPEPAAIAPQSANKKKSITLEGEGKKNVVLFHKKDRFSVIKQEFFSTETNSLQVKQLENAKFTTVIVDHELVMEVEWE; from the coding sequence ATGTCTGACTCAAAGATAGCACATCGGAAACATTTCAGAAGTAGGTACGGTCTGTTAAAAGTCTCGTTTATCTGCCTTTTGTCGCTCCAATTCCTGTCTGCTCGTGCACAGGACAAGTATTGGTATTTCATTAGCGAAGGTATTTCTAAAACAGAAAGCCAAAAAATACTTGAGAGCCTACAACTGGAACCCGTGACCTGGAGCAAATGGTTTCATGCATGGTCGGCCCACGGAAGCCTTGACAACGAGATCGATGGCGTAGACAGCTGCAGGAAGGTGACTCCGCTGAAACTTCAGCGCACCTTATTTGAAGAGCCCACATTGGGCTTTGCCCTGGAGCAGATGGATGCCAAAATCCTTACTAATGAGGGGCTTACCGGGAAAGGAGTGAAAATAGGCATAATAGACGGTGGTTTTTTGGGTGCCGAACAGACAGCGTCGCTGGCACCGATTATTGCAGACGGTCGGCTCGTAGCATTTCGCAACTTTCTACAGCCATCAGACACTGATCCGTTCGGTGGCTTCCGAAGTTTGGATGATCAGCATGGCACTGAAGTGTGGGAGCTGACGGGCGGATACAATGCTCAAAAACGAATTCAATTTGGCTTGGCCACCGGTGCCGACTACTACCTGGCCCGAACAGACCACGGAGCCCGGGAGCAGCGGCAGGAAGAAGATTTTCTCATCGCAGCCCTGGAATGGATGGACAGCCTGGAAGTAAAGCTGGTTAATATTTCGCTGGGCTATAACACCGACTACGACAACCCGGCAGAAAACTACACTCCTGCAATGATGGACGGAAAAACCGCATTGGCTAGCCTTGCCTGCCAAAGGGCCACCGAAGAAAAAGGGATGCTCATTGTAGTGGCAGCGGGCAACGACGGTGACAACAGCTGGAAGGTGATTGACGTTCCGGCAGACGCCCCCGGCGTGCTGACCGTGGGCTCAACTGATTTAAAGTTTTGGAGAAAAATGCCCTTCAGCTCAACGGGTACCGACTTTACCCCGTTTTTAAAGCCCGAGATTAGCTGCTTTGCCTCATCTGGCACTTCTTTTTCTGCTCCGGTAATAACCGGACTTGCTGCCTGCCTTTGGGAAAAATCTCCGGCACTCTCAAACACCGACCTGAAAGCACTCATCTTGCAGTCTGGCCACCTGGCCGGGGCACCAAACAATTATATGGGCCACGGTGTGCCAAGCGCAAAATGGCTGCTCTTCAGAATCACGCAAGACCTGGTGGAGATTCCTGAACCGGCGGCCATAGCTCCGCAATCAGCCAATAAGAAGAAGTCTATCACTCTTGAGGGTGAGGGCAAAAAGAACGTCGTCCTTTTTCATAAAAAAGATAGGTTCAGTGTGATAAAACAGGAGTTTTTCAGCACCGAGACAAACAGCCTGCAGGTGAAGCAGCTTGAAAACGCAAAGTTCACCACGGTAATAGTTGATCACGAGCTAGTGATGGAGGTGGAGTGGGAGTAA
- a CDS encoding class I SAM-dependent methyltransferase, translated as MEEFTYFQCKSCHCLQIETIPANLHKYYQEGYYSFSQHTKGQHKGAKGWVNKRAVLHSIFKDNLVNRLISFLSPQGKYRIFDRLGVNRESNILDVGCGNGRKFLYPLAEIGFKNLLGCDPFLNEPIAYENGLNILKNDIFSVVGKWDIITFHHSFEHVTNPKETLEKVRELLSPNGICIIRVPTVSSYAWEKYNTNWVQLDAPRHIFIHSTQSIAQLAASIGLQLFNTVFDSTHFQFAGSEKYLRGIPLRTEEKRSLFGYMRYKRKKLYWMKLAKKLNEEGKGDQAVFYFRKKAA; from the coding sequence ATGGAAGAGTTTACCTACTTTCAATGTAAGTCATGTCATTGCCTTCAGATCGAAACTATCCCAGCTAATTTACACAAATACTATCAGGAAGGTTATTACAGTTTTTCGCAGCACACAAAAGGTCAACATAAAGGGGCAAAGGGTTGGGTAAATAAGAGGGCGGTTTTGCATTCGATATTTAAAGATAACTTGGTTAACCGCTTGATTTCTTTTTTATCTCCTCAAGGAAAGTATAGAATTTTTGACAGATTAGGAGTTAATAGAGAAAGTAATATTCTTGATGTGGGCTGTGGAAATGGGAGGAAATTTCTATATCCATTGGCTGAGATAGGCTTTAAAAACCTACTTGGCTGTGATCCCTTTCTGAACGAACCGATAGCCTATGAAAATGGGTTGAACATTCTAAAAAATGATATATTTAGTGTCGTTGGAAAATGGGATATTATCACTTTTCATCACTCTTTTGAACATGTTACCAACCCAAAGGAGACTCTTGAAAAAGTAAGGGAACTCCTCTCACCGAATGGTATCTGCATTATCAGAGTTCCGACAGTTTCTAGCTATGCTTGGGAAAAATACAACACTAACTGGGTGCAACTAGATGCTCCTAGGCACATTTTTATTCACTCGACACAATCTATTGCTCAACTGGCCGCCAGCATTGGCTTGCAGCTGTTTAACACAGTTTTTGATTCGACTCATTTCCAGTTTGCTGGTAGTGAGAAGTATTTGAGGGGAATCCCACTGCGAACCGAAGAGAAGAGATCTCTTTTTGGGTATATGAGATACAAGAGAAAAAAGCTTTATTGGATGAAATTGGCGAAGAAATTGAATGAAGAAGGGAAAGGTGATCAAGCAGTGTTTTATTTTAGAAAGAAGGCTGCTTGA
- a CDS encoding glycosyltransferase — MKSSLIISVYKNTADLKVVLDGLSFQTDQGFEIIVSEDGESPEMSEFVASYPFKNDYQHLTQPDVGWRKNQALNNAVRKAKSDYLIFIDGDCVLHHKFIENHHRYASKERILAGKRVKLGPGYSAILRQNTAHLPGFEKQVQGELSKAKKDGAKFTEEAYYINPDGLLGFVPKIRKMHQLKGCNMSFFKEAIERINGFDEDYILPAIGEDIDLTWRFLGIGFKLYSLRNLAVQYHLYHKENWTDQSENEGLMKIKQQQKQFVCRNGLEKME, encoded by the coding sequence ATGAAATCGTCCTTGATTATTTCGGTATATAAAAATACTGCGGACCTAAAAGTGGTGCTCGATGGTCTTTCTTTTCAAACTGATCAGGGTTTTGAAATAATTGTTTCTGAGGATGGAGAGAGCCCGGAGATGAGTGAATTTGTCGCCAGCTATCCTTTCAAAAATGACTATCAGCATTTGACGCAGCCAGATGTTGGATGGAGAAAAAACCAAGCGTTGAATAATGCAGTTAGGAAGGCCAAATCTGACTACTTGATATTTATTGACGGCGACTGTGTGCTCCACCATAAGTTTATTGAGAATCACCACAGGTATGCATCGAAAGAAAGGATCCTTGCCGGTAAACGGGTGAAGTTGGGGCCCGGGTATTCTGCTATTCTGCGTCAGAACACCGCTCATCTGCCTGGCTTCGAAAAGCAAGTGCAGGGCGAACTTTCGAAGGCGAAAAAGGATGGAGCAAAGTTTACCGAGGAGGCTTATTATATCAACCCGGATGGCCTGTTGGGTTTCGTGCCGAAAATTCGAAAGATGCACCAACTTAAGGGGTGCAACATGTCTTTTTTTAAAGAAGCGATAGAGAGAATCAACGGTTTTGACGAAGACTATATTTTGCCTGCCATTGGTGAGGATATTGATTTGACATGGCGGTTTTTGGGAATTGGGTTCAAATTGTATTCGTTGCGAAACCTGGCCGTGCAGTATCATTTGTATCACAAGGAGAATTGGACGGATCAGTCGGAAAATGAAGGACTGATGAAAATAAAGCAACAGCAAAAGCAGTTTGTTTGTCGAAATGGGCTTGAAAAGATGGAATAG
- a CDS encoding glycosyltransferase family protein encodes MGFRVQTTKDFEIVIAGDGFQKSRILNKAILIQKCFKGYWHKVHGLKGSIKTLKLSAKGVFRYQLNGLTMTKSMWNGYNSSGWKNNNLEADGFDKRTQYGGQGPELGGSLVNMGISGIQTRFRAIVVHLDHKRGYRTQESVLKNIAIRKNTRDFGKRWAEFEIEKNDQLT; translated from the coding sequence TTGGGTTTTAGGGTGCAAACGACGAAAGACTTCGAAATAGTCATTGCAGGCGATGGCTTTCAGAAGTCAAGAATCCTCAACAAGGCTATTTTGATTCAGAAATGTTTCAAAGGATATTGGCATAAGGTGCATGGCCTGAAGGGAAGCATCAAAACGCTGAAGCTATCGGCAAAGGGAGTTTTTCGATACCAGCTAAACGGGCTAACAATGACTAAATCTATGTGGAATGGTTATAATTCGTCGGGCTGGAAGAATAATAATTTGGAAGCCGATGGATTTGACAAAAGGACGCAGTACGGTGGTCAGGGCCCGGAACTTGGAGGAAGCCTTGTGAACATGGGGATAAGTGGCATTCAGACAAGGTTCCGTGCGATTGTTGTCCACCTCGATCATAAAAGAGGCTACAGAACCCAGGAGTCGGTGTTGAAAAACATAGCCATACGAAAGAATACCAGAGACTTTGGCAAGAGGTGGGCTGAGTTTGAAATAGAAAAAAACGACCAGTTGACATGA
- a CDS encoding glycosyltransferase: MRICIARSHKDVLTQTFIRNQIKGLSERAEVFPIYSGRLPQRSDDGKLLSPYPVWLIHQIYKWITGRQNNYFGNYGILRFLKNNKVEVLLVNFGTTASYFVPICNQANVPLVAHFHGRDASKSNVFKRYIHGYQELFKYAAAIVAVSSEMKNKLIQVGASADKIHIIPYGVDLSIFRPSDKPKTDQPIFLTVGRFVEKKSPQSTIKAFAIVLRSVPACRLIMVGDKSGEFDQCVQLVNELGIQQSVEFAGALPHAEIIDFMNRATVFVQHSVRSRDGDMEGTPNSILEAGACGLPVVSTLHGGIKDAVIEGETGYLVAEHDIEGMARQMLRLAQDSGLAVEMGRKARLRIEREYNIHTQADKLFHLLQTVAGKSN, encoded by the coding sequence ATGAGAATTTGTATCGCTCGCTCTCATAAGGATGTCTTAACCCAGACATTCATTAGAAATCAGATCAAGGGACTGTCAGAGCGAGCTGAAGTATTTCCTATTTATTCGGGCAGACTTCCGCAGCGTTCCGACGACGGAAAGCTGCTGTCTCCGTATCCAGTTTGGCTCATTCATCAGATCTACAAATGGATAACGGGGCGTCAAAACAATTACTTTGGGAACTACGGTATTTTGAGATTTCTCAAAAATAATAAAGTTGAAGTGCTGCTGGTCAATTTTGGAACAACGGCTTCATACTTTGTTCCAATTTGCAATCAGGCAAACGTTCCTTTGGTCGCCCACTTTCACGGGAGAGATGCTTCAAAAAGCAATGTATTCAAGCGCTATATCCATGGATATCAGGAGCTATTCAAATATGCCGCCGCTATTGTCGCTGTCTCCAGCGAGATGAAGAACAAGTTGATACAGGTGGGGGCCAGTGCTGATAAAATTCACATCATACCCTATGGCGTTGATTTGTCCATTTTCCGACCATCGGACAAGCCCAAAACTGATCAGCCGATATTCTTAACTGTTGGGAGGTTTGTTGAAAAAAAATCCCCCCAGTCCACTATCAAAGCCTTTGCCATCGTACTTAGGTCAGTGCCAGCGTGTCGATTGATAATGGTGGGGGACAAATCGGGAGAATTTGACCAATGCGTTCAGCTGGTTAATGAGCTCGGCATTCAGCAATCAGTAGAATTTGCCGGTGCCTTGCCTCACGCCGAAATCATCGATTTCATGAACAGAGCAACAGTATTTGTCCAACATTCCGTCCGATCCCGAGATGGAGACATGGAAGGTACACCAAACAGTATTCTTGAAGCCGGAGCGTGTGGACTACCGGTGGTTAGCACTTTGCATGGGGGGATTAAGGACGCAGTGATTGAAGGGGAGACAGGCTATCTGGTGGCAGAGCACGATATTGAGGGAATGGCCAGACAAATGTTGCGGCTCGCACAAGACTCAGGGCTGGCAGTTGAGATGGGGAGAAAAGCCCGTCTGCGGATAGAACGGGAGTACAATATTCATACTCAGGCTGATAAGCTTTTTCATCTCCTGCAGACTGTGGCAGGAAAATCCAATTAA
- a CDS encoding glycosyltransferase family 2 protein: protein MKASVIFSTYNSPAWLEKVLWGFSVQTTKDFEIVIADDGSGQETKELIERLRPEMGVPVKHIWQADDGFQKSRILNKAIVASEADYLIFTDGDCIPRKDFVEIHLKSRKQGHFLSGGYFLLPMQTSITIAKEDILTQRCFKVRWLKAHGLKGSIKTLKLSAKGVFRYLLNGLTRTKPTWNGHNSSGWKNDILEANGFDERMQYGGQDRELGERLVNMGINGVQIRYSAIVVHLDHKRGYRTQESVLKNRAIRKNTRDSGKKRTEFGIVRENV, encoded by the coding sequence ATGAAGGCTTCTGTCATCTTCAGTACATACAACTCACCCGCCTGGCTTGAAAAAGTGCTATGGGGGTTTAGCGTACAAACGACGAAAGACTTCGAAATAGTGATTGCCGACGATGGTTCGGGGCAGGAAACCAAAGAGTTGATTGAAAGGCTTCGCCCGGAAATGGGAGTGCCCGTCAAACATATATGGCAGGCGGACGATGGCTTTCAGAAGTCACGGATTCTCAACAAGGCCATTGTGGCCTCCGAAGCCGACTATCTGATTTTCACCGATGGTGATTGCATTCCCAGAAAAGATTTTGTTGAGATCCATTTAAAAAGCAGAAAGCAAGGTCATTTTTTGAGTGGGGGTTATTTTTTGCTTCCTATGCAAACGAGCATAACGATTGCGAAGGAAGATATTTTGACTCAAAGGTGCTTTAAAGTACGTTGGCTTAAGGCGCATGGCCTGAAGGGAAGCATCAAAACGCTGAAGCTATCGGCAAAGGGAGTTTTTCGATACCTGCTAAACGGGTTGACAAGAACCAAACCTACCTGGAATGGTCATAATTCGTCTGGCTGGAAGAATGACATTCTGGAAGCCAATGGATTTGACGAAAGGATGCAGTATGGCGGCCAGGATCGGGAGCTTGGAGAAAGGCTTGTAAACATGGGGATAAATGGTGTTCAGATAAGGTACAGTGCGATTGTTGTCCACCTCGATCATAAAAGAGGCTATAGAACCCAGGAGTCGGTGTTGAAGAACAGAGCCATACGAAAGAATACCAGGGACTCTGGTAAGAAGAGGACTGAGTTTGGGATTGTCAGAGAAAATGTTTGA
- a CDS encoding helix-turn-helix transcriptional regulator — MSSNNFLRLDYSDVFPATGLLSNQPALDIEFNLQADFGSHICTNHFFDGIQTSFLLAEFSSALEISYEEPRRSFSFCFNFEGNVASRHCGQRYDLGKGYYNFFFDPDPAKAHYFNSGSSYNIFHMTIEAEKLLSLIGQDDPLYDRFAECILKENGIPGFRTNLPLTVQVKSIIESIKFCPLKGAARRLFIESKVYELLALQIEVWQREYETSGFQQPLVKDVELMHAIQEYLQVHFQDDLSLKAIGKEFGINECKLKSGFKAHFGRTVFGYIQELRMEFARQLLSQKSFTVSLVADKLGYRNANHFSTAFKKYFGESPGKLRS; from the coding sequence ATGTCATCCAATAACTTTTTAAGGCTCGATTATTCTGACGTGTTTCCAGCCACCGGTTTGTTGTCGAATCAACCTGCCCTTGACATCGAGTTTAACCTCCAGGCAGATTTTGGCAGCCACATCTGCACCAACCATTTTTTCGACGGAATCCAAACTTCGTTTTTGTTGGCTGAATTTTCCAGTGCACTGGAAATCTCTTACGAAGAGCCCCGGCGCAGCTTTAGCTTTTGCTTTAATTTTGAAGGAAATGTAGCCTCCAGGCACTGCGGACAACGCTATGACCTGGGGAAAGGGTACTATAACTTCTTTTTCGATCCGGATCCAGCAAAGGCGCATTATTTTAACAGTGGGAGCTCATATAACATTTTTCATATGACCATTGAGGCGGAAAAGTTGCTTTCTCTGATCGGGCAGGATGATCCGCTTTACGATCGTTTTGCTGAATGTATTTTGAAGGAAAATGGGATTCCTGGTTTTAGAACAAACCTGCCTCTTACCGTACAAGTAAAATCAATTATTGAGTCGATCAAATTTTGCCCGCTAAAGGGAGCGGCAAGGCGCTTGTTTATTGAGTCGAAGGTCTATGAGTTGCTGGCTTTGCAAATTGAGGTTTGGCAAAGAGAGTACGAAACATCTGGCTTTCAACAGCCTTTGGTCAAAGATGTTGAATTGATGCATGCTATACAAGAGTATCTTCAAGTGCACTTCCAGGACGATTTAAGCTTGAAAGCCATTGGTAAGGAGTTTGGGATTAATGAATGTAAACTAAAAAGTGGGTTCAAGGCTCACTTCGGGAGAACTGTTTTTGGCTATATCCAGGAGCTTCGCATGGAGTTTGCCAGGCAATTGCTTTCACAAAAAAGTTTCACAGTAAGTCTTGTGGCTGATAAACTCGGTTACCGGAATGCCAACCACTTCTCCACTGCCTTCAAGAAATATTTTGGCGAAAGTCCGGGTAAATTGAGGAGTTAG
- a CDS encoding cytochrome c: MLKKTFKWVGIVLACIFSLLIVAYAYIYLSTEARFNKKYSFREDPVTLSTDTAVLTRGAHLVAIKACDDCHGPDLAGKVFIDDPLLGRIVSSNLTSGKGGRPSDYGVVDWLKALRHAVNKEGKPLLFMPSHEIVQLSKADIVAILSYLQTIPPVDSDLPTHDIRFLGRILTHFDKVPLLPVDMIDHNMGWPKEVEENVSAAFGKYLVAVCTGCHRENLKGGGPIAPGLPPVADITATGRVGQMTEEQFMNTLRTGVTPEGRSLNPKEMPWPTTSKYTDTELKAIYAYLKSI; the protein is encoded by the coding sequence ATGCTAAAGAAAACATTCAAATGGGTCGGCATTGTTCTGGCCTGCATTTTTTCGCTGTTGATTGTCGCTTACGCTTATATCTATCTGAGCACTGAGGCGAGGTTCAATAAAAAGTATTCGTTCCGGGAAGATCCTGTAACATTGTCTACAGACACCGCTGTACTTACCAGAGGAGCCCACCTGGTGGCGATCAAAGCATGCGACGATTGCCATGGGCCCGATTTGGCTGGCAAGGTGTTCATTGATGATCCATTACTTGGGAGAATCGTTTCCTCGAACCTCACATCCGGTAAAGGCGGTCGCCCGTCGGACTACGGCGTAGTTGATTGGCTCAAAGCGCTTAGGCACGCAGTAAACAAGGAGGGCAAACCTTTATTGTTTATGCCATCGCACGAAATTGTTCAGCTTAGCAAAGCGGACATAGTCGCTATTTTGTCATACCTCCAGACAATTCCACCTGTAGATAGCGACCTGCCGACACACGACATCCGCTTTCTTGGAAGAATACTCACCCATTTTGATAAGGTCCCGTTGCTGCCCGTCGACATGATCGATCATAACATGGGCTGGCCTAAAGAGGTAGAAGAAAATGTATCAGCTGCTTTTGGTAAGTATCTGGTAGCTGTATGCACCGGATGCCACAGAGAGAACCTCAAGGGCGGAGGACCGATCGCTCCCGGATTGCCCCCGGTTGCTGATATCACTGCCACAGGTAGGGTTGGTCAAATGACAGAGGAGCAGTTCATGAATACTTTGAGAACCGGAGTTACGCCGGAAGGAAGAAGCCTGAATCCAAAAGAAATGCCCTGGCCCACTACCTCAAAGTATACCGATACTGAACTCAAGGCCATTTATGCTTATCTAAAATCAATATAG